In Thermosynechococcus sichuanensis E542, a single genomic region encodes these proteins:
- a CDS encoding YebC/PmpR family DNA-binding transcriptional regulator — protein sequence MAGHSKWANIKRQKARVDAQKGKIFARLSRAIIIAARHGGGDPAGNFQLRSAIEKAKAAGIPSENIERAIAKGTGTLDSDAPLEAIRYEGYGPGGVAFLIEALTDNRNRTAADLRAAFNKQGGNLGETGCVGWMFEQWGIVTVAAPVDEEAFLEALLAADVETYEILEGVAEVRCPVPALETVSETLKAHGYTVLDTESRWISMNTVEITDEDTARRVLKLMDALENLDDIQSVATNVTMSDALMEAMYV from the coding sequence ATGGCAGGTCATAGTAAGTGGGCAAACATTAAACGGCAAAAGGCGCGGGTGGATGCCCAAAAGGGTAAGATCTTTGCGCGGCTATCGCGAGCGATCATTATTGCGGCGCGGCATGGGGGAGGCGATCCAGCCGGCAACTTTCAACTGCGCAGCGCCATAGAGAAGGCAAAAGCCGCAGGGATTCCCAGTGAAAATATTGAGCGGGCGATCGCCAAGGGCACTGGTACTCTCGACAGTGATGCTCCCCTAGAAGCAATTCGCTACGAAGGCTATGGACCGGGGGGCGTGGCATTCTTGATTGAAGCCCTTACGGATAATCGCAATCGCACGGCAGCAGATCTGCGAGCTGCCTTTAATAAACAGGGGGGCAACCTCGGCGAAACCGGTTGTGTGGGCTGGATGTTTGAGCAGTGGGGCATTGTTACCGTTGCTGCCCCGGTAGATGAGGAAGCCTTCCTTGAGGCACTACTGGCGGCGGATGTCGAAACCTATGAGATCCTAGAGGGAGTGGCGGAAGTGCGTTGTCCCGTGCCTGCCCTTGAAACCGTCAGCGAAACCCTCAAAGCCCATGGCTACACCGTCCTCGACACCGAAAGCCGCTGGATTTCAATGAATACCGTAGAAATCACCGATGAAGACACGGCGCGGCGCGTCCTTAAGCTCATGGATGCCCTCGAAAATCTCGATGATATTCAAAGTGTGGCCACCAACGTCACAATGAGCGATGCCCTGATGGAGGCGATGTACGTCTAG
- a CDS encoding Tic20 family protein — translation MTWRATTTVPDRIFASLAYLLPLFYVMPFGGFLFDLFPPLQALVLVVLPVALIYSIPFAGLLVFMLLYLLVVRNNRVSLFIRYNTMQALLMGIVLFIVQLLVQLLIRVASFDLLIKVLFNFVFIATVIGVGYAVVQSVRGIYAEIPTLSDATKSQVF, via the coding sequence ATGACTTGGCGTGCCACCACCACCGTCCCAGATCGGATTTTTGCTAGCTTGGCGTATTTACTACCGCTGTTTTATGTCATGCCCTTTGGTGGATTTTTATTTGATCTGTTTCCACCGCTACAAGCACTGGTGTTGGTGGTACTGCCCGTCGCTTTAATCTATTCAATTCCCTTTGCAGGGCTACTTGTTTTTATGCTGCTGTACCTGCTGGTGGTGCGCAACAACCGTGTGAGTCTCTTTATTCGCTACAACACGATGCAGGCACTGTTGATGGGGATTGTCCTGTTTATTGTCCAACTGTTAGTACAACTGCTGATCCGCGTTGCTAGTTTTGATCTCCTGATTAAAGTACTCTTCAACTTTGTCTTTATCGCCACGGTGATTGGCGTTGGCTATGCAGTGGTGCAGTCTGTACGGGGAATCTATGCCGAAATTCCCACGCTGTCGGATGCGACAAAAAGCCAAGTGTTTTAG
- the tadA gene encoding tRNA adenosine(34) deaminase TadA, with translation MPDILPLSETDQHDFWMQQAIALAEQAGAADEVPVGAVIVSAENELIATGENRRQRDHDPTAHAEIIALRRAGQRLGTWYLTGCRLYVTLEPCPMCAGAIIQARIHTLIYGTSDPKAGAIDSVLQLPQSPAVFHRIEVIRGVQAAACRQQLQTWFRQHRQKERQ, from the coding sequence ATGCCAGACATTCTCCCTTTATCCGAAACCGACCAGCATGACTTTTGGATGCAACAGGCGATCGCCCTTGCAGAACAGGCAGGAGCTGCCGATGAAGTGCCGGTGGGCGCGGTGATTGTCAGTGCGGAGAATGAACTCATTGCCACAGGAGAAAACCGCCGTCAGCGAGATCATGACCCCACTGCCCATGCGGAAATCATTGCCCTCCGCCGCGCAGGTCAACGTCTAGGCACGTGGTATTTAACGGGCTGCCGCCTCTACGTGACCCTAGAACCCTGCCCAATGTGTGCTGGTGCCATCATCCAAGCCCGCATTCACACCCTCATTTACGGAACCAGTGATCCAAAAGCAGGGGCGATTGACTCAGTGCTGCAACTTCCCCAAAGCCCAGCGGTGTTCCACCGCATTGAGGTTATTCGTGGGGTTCAGGCCGCGGCCTGTCGGCAGCAGTTGCAAACCTGGTTTCGCCAGCATCGTCAGAAAGAACGGCAATAA
- a CDS encoding photosystem II reaction center protein K: MIDALVLVAKLPEAYAIFDPLVDVLPVIPVLFLALAFVWQAAVGFR; this comes from the coding sequence ATGATTGATGCTTTGGTTTTGGTTGCTAAACTGCCGGAAGCCTACGCCATTTTTGATCCCCTCGTGGACGTGCTGCCGGTAATTCCTGTGCTCTTTTTGGCCTTGGCCTTTGTTTGGCAAGCTGCTGTCGGTTTCCGTTAA
- a CDS encoding helix-turn-helix domain-containing protein, which translates to MNYIYRIYSSATQQTDLLEWLETCRGVHSYALRKLKDWIASRKCCEPDIHGIDCISSFRASEYT; encoded by the coding sequence ATGAACTACATTTATCGAATTTATTCAAGTGCTACGCAGCAGACTGACCTGCTTGAGTGGCTTGAGACATGCAGAGGCGTGCATAGCTATGCTTTGCGCAAGCTCAAAGACTGGATTGCTTCGCGAAAGTGTTGTGAACCAGATATACATGGTATTGATTGCATATCTAGTTTTAGAGCTAGTGAATATACCTGA
- the egtD gene encoding L-histidine N(alpha)-methyltransferase: protein MSDRLHLTHLPSLTTERDGQDVIRGLTQQPKSLPSYYFYDAAGSRLFEQICELPEYYPTRTELGILETAAGAIAQLTGACELVELGSGSDRKIRLLLSAYAHVQPRLYYRPIDVSGSILKTSAMALLADYPQLSIHGLVGTYQVGLEHLPPPLAPRRLLCFLGSTIGNLSPRECQTLFQQIHRVLRDGDYFLLGVDLIKDTSILLPAYNDAQGVTAAFNRNILHHLNWRFQGNFQPEAFAHRAIYNPIAQQIEMYLDSQHTQTVTLAALDFQCTFAAAEPILTEISRKFDLVALKAALTAAGFRWINAFTDPQQWFALCLCQV from the coding sequence GTGAGCGATCGCCTACACCTGACCCACTTACCCAGTCTCACCACAGAACGGGACGGCCAAGATGTCATCCGAGGTTTGACTCAACAACCCAAGTCCCTTCCCTCCTACTACTTCTACGATGCGGCGGGATCGCGTCTTTTTGAACAGATTTGTGAGTTGCCGGAATACTACCCCACCCGTACCGAATTGGGCATTTTAGAGACTGCCGCTGGGGCGATCGCCCAGCTCACGGGCGCCTGTGAACTCGTGGAACTTGGCAGTGGGAGCGATCGCAAGATTCGTCTTCTCCTCTCGGCCTATGCCCACGTACAACCTCGGCTTTACTATCGTCCCATTGATGTCAGTGGCTCAATCCTCAAAACCAGTGCCATGGCGCTTCTTGCTGACTATCCCCAGCTCAGTATTCATGGCCTTGTCGGCACCTATCAAGTGGGCTTAGAGCACCTACCGCCCCCCTTGGCCCCCCGCCGCTTGCTCTGCTTTCTCGGTAGCACCATTGGCAATCTCTCCCCTAGGGAATGCCAGACCCTTTTTCAGCAGATTCATCGGGTTCTTAGGGACGGGGACTATTTCCTATTGGGGGTGGATCTGATCAAAGACACGAGCATTTTGCTCCCTGCTTACAACGATGCCCAAGGGGTAACGGCTGCCTTTAACCGCAATATCCTCCATCACCTCAACTGGCGCTTTCAAGGAAACTTTCAGCCCGAAGCCTTTGCCCATCGCGCTATCTATAACCCAATTGCCCAGCAAATTGAAATGTATCTCGATTCGCAACACACGCAAACCGTTACCTTGGCCGCCCTTGATTTTCAGTGCACTTTTGCTGCGGCTGAACCGATTCTCACCGAAATTTCCCGCAAGTTTGACCTTGTTGCCCTCAAGGCGGCATTAACGGCTGCTGGATTTCGATGGATCAACGCCTTTACTGATCCTCAGCAGTGGTTTGCCCTCTGCCTCTGCCAAGTTTAG
- a CDS encoding amino acid ABC transporter permease: MELIQAALPAFLRGALNTLIYCGISFPLAVLLGIVLAAMSTSPFLFLRWPALGFIELMRNTPMITQLLLLYYGVGAVLAQMNLATWVNAWTAGVTALALNYGAYEAEVFRAGLQAVDVGQREAALSLGMSQQQGFVRIILPQAIQIVIPPLVNDFIYMLKDSAIVSVIAGVDLTSVMRVWVIRNSSNPFPLYALALILYLLMSLPIAWWGRRLEQRLKAKIS, translated from the coding sequence ATGGAACTGATCCAAGCTGCCCTGCCGGCCTTTTTGCGAGGGGCACTAAATACACTCATTTACTGCGGTATTTCCTTTCCGCTAGCGGTATTGCTCGGCATTGTCCTCGCCGCCATGAGCACCTCACCCTTTCTGTTTCTGCGCTGGCCGGCGCTTGGCTTTATTGAGCTAATGCGCAATACTCCCATGATCACCCAACTGCTCCTGCTCTACTACGGGGTCGGTGCAGTCTTAGCCCAGATGAATCTTGCGACTTGGGTGAACGCTTGGACAGCGGGGGTGACAGCTTTGGCGCTCAACTATGGCGCCTATGAAGCAGAGGTCTTTCGTGCGGGCCTGCAAGCGGTGGATGTGGGTCAACGGGAAGCTGCCCTATCTCTAGGCATGAGTCAACAACAGGGATTTGTGCGCATTATTTTGCCCCAAGCCATTCAAATTGTGATCCCACCCTTAGTCAATGACTTTATCTACATGCTCAAGGATTCCGCCATCGTCAGTGTGATTGCCGGCGTGGACTTAACCTCGGTGATGCGGGTGTGGGTGATTCGCAACAGTAGCAATCCATTTCCTCTCTATGCTTTGGCCTTAATCCTCTACCTGCTGATGAGCTTGCCGATCGCGTGGTGGGGACGGCGTTTAGAGCAGCGGCTAAAGGCTAAAATATCTTAA
- the btpA gene encoding photosystem I biogenesis protein BtpA yields the protein MDLRTLFHTATPVIGVVHLLPLPTSARWGGSLKAVIDRAEQEATALASGGANAIIVENFFDAPFTKDRVDAAVVSAMTLVVQRIKNLVSLPIGLNVLRNDAFSGLAIAACTGAQFIRVNVLTGVMATDQGIIEGQAHQLLRYRRELGQDIKIFADVMVKHAQPLHSSNLATAVRDTFERGLADGVILSGWATGHPPSEEDLSVAASAAKGQPLLIGSGASWDNVEQLVPYVNGVIVASSLKRNGQIEQPIDPIRVSRFVEAWQRAHHKIQELNRANSNCRGSVSEPLPAMFVHGQK from the coding sequence GTGGATCTCCGGACTCTCTTTCACACTGCAACCCCAGTTATTGGTGTTGTCCACCTCCTTCCCCTACCCACTTCCGCCCGTTGGGGGGGGAGCCTCAAGGCCGTTATTGACCGCGCAGAACAGGAAGCCACAGCCCTCGCCTCAGGGGGAGCCAATGCCATTATTGTTGAGAATTTCTTTGATGCCCCCTTCACCAAAGATCGGGTGGATGCTGCCGTCGTCAGTGCCATGACTTTAGTGGTGCAGCGGATAAAAAATCTGGTGTCCTTGCCCATTGGCCTGAATGTGCTGCGCAATGATGCTTTCAGTGGTCTGGCGATCGCCGCCTGTACGGGGGCACAATTTATCCGTGTCAATGTGCTCACTGGGGTAATGGCGACCGATCAAGGCATCATTGAAGGCCAAGCCCATCAGCTCCTACGTTACCGCCGCGAACTGGGGCAAGACATCAAAATTTTTGCTGATGTGATGGTGAAGCACGCCCAGCCCCTCCACAGTTCAAACCTCGCCACTGCGGTACGGGACACCTTTGAACGGGGACTCGCCGATGGCGTCATTCTCTCCGGTTGGGCAACAGGACACCCGCCCAGCGAGGAAGATCTATCCGTCGCCGCCAGTGCCGCTAAGGGACAACCCCTCTTGATTGGCAGTGGAGCCTCTTGGGACAATGTGGAGCAATTGGTGCCCTACGTCAACGGCGTCATTGTGGCCAGTTCTCTGAAGCGCAATGGTCAGATTGAACAACCCATTGACCCTATTCGCGTCAGCCGTTTTGTTGAAGCATGGCAGCGGGCACACCACAAGATTCAGGAACTCAATCGCGCCAATAGCAACTGCCGAGGGTCTGTGAGTGAACCCTTGCCAGCCATGTTTGTGCACGGGCAAAAATGA
- the hisG gene encoding ATP phosphoribosyltransferase, translated as MLTIALPKGALLKDSIAYFQRVGLNFEALLEPGNRQLQVLSQDGRARALLVRAQDVPVYVQYGQAQLGIVGYDVLREKNPHVAKLADLGFGQCRLSVAVKASSPYRSARDLPPHCRVASKFVRCADAFFQQLDLPVDIVPLYGSVELGPITGMAEAIVDLVSTGRTLKENGLVELEQIFSSTAYLIAHPRSYRLNLNGLGHYVPQLIGAIA; from the coding sequence ATGCTAACGATCGCTCTCCCCAAAGGTGCCCTACTCAAAGACAGTATTGCCTACTTCCAACGGGTGGGCTTAAATTTTGAAGCGCTCCTCGAGCCGGGAAATCGCCAACTGCAAGTGCTTTCTCAGGATGGCCGTGCCCGTGCCCTTTTAGTCCGTGCCCAAGATGTCCCCGTTTACGTGCAGTATGGTCAAGCACAGTTGGGCATTGTGGGCTACGATGTGCTGCGGGAAAAAAATCCCCATGTGGCCAAACTGGCGGATCTGGGTTTTGGTCAGTGTCGGCTATCGGTGGCCGTCAAAGCCTCTAGCCCCTACCGCAGTGCCCGCGATTTGCCCCCCCATTGCCGCGTGGCCTCAAAGTTTGTCCGCTGCGCCGATGCTTTTTTCCAACAGTTGGATTTGCCCGTGGACATTGTGCCGCTCTACGGTTCGGTAGAGCTAGGGCCGATTACGGGTATGGCCGAGGCGATTGTGGATTTAGTGTCAACGGGGCGGACGCTCAAGGAAAATGGCCTTGTGGAGTTAGAGCAAATTTTTAGCAGCACAGCCTATTTGATTGCCCATCCCCGCAGTTATCGCCTCAACCTCAATGGTCTTGGACACTATGTTCCGCAGTTAATAGGGGCGATCGCCTAA
- a CDS encoding ATP-dependent Clp protease proteolytic subunit, protein MPIGVPKVPYRMPGEPYTQWIDIYNRLYRERIIFLGKEVDDEIANQIVAVMLYLDSEDPGKDIMLYINSPGGSVTAGMAIYDTMQHIKSDVVTICVGLAASMGSFLLAAGTKGKRLALPHSRIMIHQPSGGTRGQATDIEIEAREILRVRRQLNELYAYHTGQPLEKIERDMDRDFFMSAEEAKNYGLIDRVIEERSN, encoded by the coding sequence ATGCCCATCGGAGTACCCAAAGTCCCCTACCGGATGCCCGGTGAACCCTACACCCAGTGGATTGACATCTACAACCGTCTCTATCGCGAGCGGATTATTTTCCTTGGTAAAGAGGTGGATGATGAGATTGCCAACCAAATTGTGGCGGTGATGCTCTACCTTGACTCCGAAGATCCGGGCAAAGACATCATGCTCTACATCAACTCCCCTGGTGGTTCTGTCACCGCGGGCATGGCTATCTATGACACCATGCAACATATTAAATCTGATGTCGTCACCATTTGTGTGGGTCTGGCTGCCTCAATGGGGTCTTTCCTCCTTGCAGCCGGTACCAAAGGCAAACGGTTGGCACTACCCCACTCCCGCATCATGATTCACCAGCCCTCTGGTGGCACCCGTGGTCAAGCAACGGATATTGAAATCGAAGCTCGCGAAATTTTACGGGTACGGCGACAACTCAATGAACTATACGCCTACCATACGGGTCAACCCCTTGAAAAAATTGAGCGGGATATGGATCGCGACTTCTTCATGTCCGCCGAAGAGGCGAAAAACTACGGCCTGATTGATCGGGTGATTGAGGAGCGTTCCAACTAG
- a CDS encoding ATP phosphoribosyltransferase regulatory subunit: MVYQPACGARDILPLDVARQRWLEQRLERVFQSWGYQEIITPTIETLATLTAGGTVRPETVIQVQGNGDEPLGLRPELTASIARAAVTRMAGMQLPQRLYYKTNVFRRTTGAELGNQQEFFQAGVELLGATGLAADAEILWLVQACLGALAVEEAYLLVGDAHLTQQLLSPFPAELQKTVRQCLANLDRVSLQALPAPWRDRALALFDLRGTPREVGERLAQWSDVAGVADRFAELQQLLGLVAESLSITLDLSLVQSFDYYTGIIFEVLISTETELRLVAQGGRYDQLLSIYHPDGTTVPGIGFVFNVEALLQAIAIPPAALLAPRSQWLVVPRTSNALAAALHHAQTLRLDGSTRVELALVDLTPEQIRAYARDRQIPYIAWIESDAPPQIEALSDGATYLQIQSV, from the coding sequence ATGGTGTATCAACCTGCCTGTGGTGCCCGCGATATTTTGCCCCTTGACGTGGCACGGCAACGGTGGCTGGAGCAACGCTTAGAGCGCGTCTTTCAAAGCTGGGGCTACCAAGAAATTATCACACCGACCATCGAGACCTTGGCAACCCTCACAGCGGGGGGTACGGTTCGTCCCGAGACGGTCATTCAAGTGCAGGGGAATGGTGATGAACCCTTGGGGTTGCGGCCGGAATTAACGGCTTCGATCGCTCGCGCTGCTGTGACTCGCATGGCAGGTATGCAGTTGCCCCAACGGCTTTATTACAAAACCAATGTCTTTCGGCGAACCACAGGGGCAGAGTTGGGCAACCAGCAGGAATTTTTCCAAGCGGGGGTAGAGCTACTAGGGGCAACGGGTTTAGCGGCGGATGCAGAAATTCTCTGGCTGGTGCAGGCGTGCCTTGGGGCGTTAGCGGTTGAGGAGGCTTATCTTTTGGTGGGGGATGCCCACCTGACGCAACAGTTGCTCAGTCCCTTTCCAGCGGAACTGCAAAAAACCGTGCGCCAATGCTTGGCCAATTTAGACCGCGTGAGTTTGCAGGCTCTACCCGCCCCTTGGCGCGATCGCGCCCTTGCCCTCTTTGACCTACGGGGCACTCCAAGGGAAGTGGGGGAACGCTTAGCACAGTGGTCTGACGTGGCAGGGGTGGCCGATCGCTTTGCGGAACTGCAACAGTTGTTGGGCTTGGTGGCCGAGTCTTTGTCGATCACCCTTGATCTTAGCCTTGTGCAGTCCTTTGATTACTACACGGGGATTATCTTTGAGGTCTTGATTTCCACGGAAACAGAACTGCGGTTGGTCGCTCAGGGGGGACGCTATGATCAACTGCTCAGTATCTATCATCCCGACGGTACCACGGTGCCGGGGATTGGTTTTGTCTTTAATGTCGAGGCGCTATTGCAGGCGATCGCCATTCCCCCCGCCGCCCTATTAGCCCCCCGCAGTCAATGGCTAGTGGTTCCCCGCACAAGCAATGCTCTTGCTGCTGCCCTACACCATGCCCAAACGCTGCGCTTAGATGGCTCCACCCGTGTGGAGTTGGCACTTGTCGATCTGACGCCAGAGCAAATCCGCGCCTATGCTCGCGATCGCCAGATTCCCTATATTGCTTGGATTGAGAGTGATGCGCCACCGCAGATCGAAGCCCTCAGTGATGGGGCAACCTATTTGCAGATTCAGAGTGTTTAG
- the folK gene encoding 2-amino-4-hydroxy-6-hydroxymethyldihydropteridine diphosphokinase: MAECTDLSISPSDPPLVAIALGSNLGEPLRQLRSAVQVLAQTPGIDVLACSPWYRTVPVGPPQPDYWNGCLIARTQLSPWTLLQTLQRIETQFGRQRQEQWGARTLDLDLLLYGDRVINTTELTLPHPRLAERPFVLVPLAAIAPHWQHPLLAETIQTLQERVGDAGIIAVLSDDAGETRFATAADRPRPEPHE, encoded by the coding sequence ATGGCAGAATGCACTGACTTAAGTATATCCCCGTCTGACCCCCCCCTCGTGGCGATCGCCCTCGGAAGCAACCTTGGTGAGCCATTGCGGCAACTGCGCTCAGCGGTCCAAGTGCTTGCCCAAACACCGGGGATCGATGTCTTAGCCTGCTCGCCGTGGTATCGCACTGTCCCTGTAGGCCCCCCGCAACCGGACTACTGGAATGGTTGTCTCATTGCCCGGACGCAACTTTCCCCTTGGACACTCCTGCAAACGCTGCAAAGGATTGAGACGCAATTTGGTCGCCAACGGCAAGAGCAGTGGGGAGCACGCACCCTTGATCTGGATCTGCTGCTCTATGGCGATCGCGTGATCAACACTACCGAACTAACACTGCCCCATCCCCGCTTGGCGGAACGGCCTTTTGTCCTTGTGCCCCTTGCGGCGATCGCCCCCCACTGGCAACATCCTCTATTGGCTGAAACCATCCAAACCCTACAGGAGCGGGTGGGGGATGCGGGCATTATTGCCGTTCTTTCTGACGATGCTGGCGAAACCAGGTTTGCAACTGCTGCCGACAGGCCGCGGCCTGAACCCCACGAATAA
- a CDS encoding J domain-containing protein — protein sequence MPFEINHGLGRFNSKRDLHAALGIPLSAAPAEIRKRYLKIAKTLHPDSRDDESGKKMASDLLSKFVNPAYEVLSQEKEREEYQVILRLLEKQLLTANIVPTPTFDMAREVFNAANVEEAYQKALNTLAQDQYKDLNNVLKISEQISELNLIYLWRSAGGKATAATPTVSTPAPPAKADETQVRATPAAVTGMTPPQEAPKTDQFTEQYFRRAEELFNKGIYLEAIKELKDALKIDPRSARCNALLGKVYLQQGSLSMAKIHFNQALKLNPQEVMAIQGLEAISKRERKAQQQQKNTEPPKPEKKKSSFFGLFGKK from the coding sequence ATGCCCTTCGAGATCAATCACGGCTTGGGTCGCTTCAACTCCAAACGGGATCTCCATGCTGCCCTAGGCATTCCATTGTCAGCAGCACCCGCGGAAATTCGCAAGCGGTATCTCAAAATTGCCAAGACCTTGCACCCCGACAGCCGTGATGATGAATCGGGCAAAAAAATGGCCAGTGATTTGCTCTCAAAGTTTGTGAATCCTGCCTATGAGGTGCTTTCCCAAGAAAAAGAGCGGGAAGAATATCAAGTTATTTTGCGCTTACTCGAAAAGCAACTGCTAACGGCCAATATTGTGCCAACCCCCACCTTTGATATGGCACGGGAAGTCTTTAATGCCGCCAATGTTGAAGAGGCCTATCAAAAGGCGCTCAATACCCTTGCCCAAGATCAATACAAGGACTTAAACAATGTCCTGAAAATCAGCGAACAAATTAGCGAACTGAATTTGATTTACTTGTGGCGATCGGCAGGCGGCAAGGCAACAGCAGCCACACCCACGGTTTCTACACCTGCGCCTCCAGCCAAAGCGGATGAAACCCAAGTGCGTGCCACACCAGCAGCCGTTACAGGGATGACACCACCTCAAGAAGCTCCCAAAACAGACCAATTTACAGAGCAATACTTCCGACGGGCAGAGGAACTCTTCAATAAAGGGATTTATCTGGAAGCCATCAAGGAATTGAAGGATGCCCTGAAAATTGACCCCCGCAGTGCTCGCTGCAATGCTCTGCTAGGCAAGGTATATCTGCAACAAGGCTCCCTCAGCATGGCCAAAATTCACTTTAATCAAGCCCTGAAGCTGAATCCTCAAGAAGTGATGGCCATACAGGGACTCGAGGCAATCAGCAAGAGGGAGCGCAAAGCCCAGCAACAGCAAAAAAATACTGAGCCGCCAAAACCGGAGAAAAAGAAATCTTCCTTCTTTGGTCTTTTTGGGAAAAAATAA